From a single Phorcysia thermohydrogeniphila genomic region:
- the rpmG gene encoding 50S ribosomal protein L33, translating into MAKKGAREIIQLACTECKRRNYTTTKNKRNTPDRLELRKYCKWCNKHTLHREVK; encoded by the coding sequence ATGGCAAAGAAAGGTGCACGTGAGATAATCCAGCTTGCCTGCACAGAGTGTAAGAGGAGGAACTACACAACAACTAAGAACAAGAGGAACACGCCCGACAGGCTTGAACTCAGGAAATACTGCAAATGGTGCAACAAACACACCTTGCACAGAGAGGTGAAATAG
- the secE gene encoding preprotein translocase subunit SecE codes for MSPAKFLKEVREELNRVTWPNKEEVVEATVGVVVFCAFIAVYFWVLDFVFSELLKVIIAK; via the coding sequence ATGTCTCCAGCAAAGTTTTTAAAAGAAGTCAGAGAGGAGTTAAACAGAGTTACATGGCCTAACAAGGAGGAGGTTGTAGAGGCAACGGTAGGAGTTGTTGTCTTTTGCGCCTTTATCGCAGTTTACTTTTGGGTACTTGACTTTGTATTTTCCGAGCTCTTAAAAGTCATAATTGCCAAATAA
- the nusG gene encoding transcription termination/antitermination protein NusG produces the protein MGEKKWYSLHVQSGFEHRVKANILKALKEEGLSEKVEEIFVPAVEKVVFKVKGKEKGELPLYSEEPRIYEVEGEEGKKVVFRIEDGKVWVESCECEKKKCTPDKPIEKIGQKIKCPENRVEAKIELRDRLYPGYIFIKAELDKNVQSTIRRVPRVLGFVSAGGRPVVVPESEITMMRERLKKGVPRIRKLGLDIGDKVKIKEGPFIGFEGTISEIDPVHEKIIVLVNIFDRQTPVELEFDQVEKIS, from the coding sequence ATGGGAGAAAAAAAGTGGTATTCCCTTCACGTCCAGTCGGGATTTGAACACAGGGTTAAGGCGAATATCCTCAAGGCTCTGAAAGAAGAGGGACTCAGCGAAAAGGTAGAGGAAATCTTCGTTCCTGCAGTTGAGAAGGTGGTATTCAAGGTGAAAGGAAAAGAAAAGGGGGAGCTCCCTCTCTACTCAGAAGAACCAAGAATCTACGAGGTTGAGGGAGAAGAGGGGAAAAAGGTCGTTTTCAGGATTGAAGACGGTAAGGTATGGGTTGAGTCCTGCGAGTGCGAAAAGAAAAAGTGCACGCCAGATAAGCCAATTGAGAAAATCGGCCAGAAAATCAAGTGTCCAGAAAATAGAGTAGAGGCTAAAATAGAGCTCCGCGACAGACTCTACCCCGGTTACATATTCATAAAGGCAGAGCTTGACAAAAACGTTCAGAGCACAATAAGGAGAGTTCCAAGGGTCTTAGGCTTTGTCAGCGCCGGTGGAAGGCCTGTTGTAGTGCCAGAATCTGAAATTACCATGATGAGGGAAAGGCTCAAGAAGGGCGTCCCAAGAATCAGGAAGCTCGGCCTTGACATTGGAGACAAGGTTAAGATTAAAGAAGGTCCATTCATCGGCTTTGAAGGCACAATCTCAGAGATTGACCCTGTCCACGAAAAGATTATAGTTTTGGTGAACATTTTTGACAGGCAAACTCCGGTTGAACTGGAGTTTGACCAAGTGGAGAAAATCAGTTAA
- the rplK gene encoding 50S ribosomal protein L11, with protein sequence MAKKVVAEVKLQLPAGEATPAPPVGPALGQHGVNIMEFVKAFNAATADKKGLVIPVVITIYADRTFSFVLKTPPASVLIKKAAGIEKGAHSPKKEWVGQITKKQLREIAEMKMQDLNCYDIETAMKIIAGTAENMGVKIVD encoded by the coding sequence ATGGCTAAGAAAGTAGTAGCTGAGGTTAAGCTTCAGCTGCCTGCCGGTGAAGCAACACCTGCACCACCGGTTGGACCGGCTCTTGGTCAGCACGGCGTAAACATTATGGAGTTCGTAAAGGCCTTCAACGCAGCAACAGCTGATAAGAAAGGTCTTGTTATCCCCGTTGTAATTACGATTTACGCAGACAGGACATTCTCCTTCGTCCTGAAAACACCTCCAGCTTCCGTCCTCATCAAGAAGGCAGCAGGAATAGAGAAGGGAGCTCACAGCCCTAAGAAGGAGTGGGTAGGTCAAATCACAAAGAAGCAGCTCAGGGAAATCGCAGAAATGAAGATGCAGGACCTCAACTGCTACGACATTGAAACAGCTATGAAAATCATAGCTGGAACAGCTGAAAACATGGGAGTAAAAATCGTTGACTAA
- the rplA gene encoding 50S ribosomal protein L1 — MPKHGKKYMNALALVDRQKLYPLDEAIALVKKMAEVTKRNFDQTVEMAVRLNVDPKYQDQMVRGSVVLPHGLGKERVVAVIAQGEKLREAQEAGADYVGGDELIQKIQQGWLDFDVLIATPDMMGKVGRLGRILGPRGLMPNPKTGTVTFDVAKAVKEAKSGKVDFKVEKAGIVHAPIGKVSFDEKKLLENAVALLKAILAAKPSGAKGQYVKTIAVSATMDPSVKVDVFDAISRAQSTE; from the coding sequence ATGCCAAAGCACGGTAAGAAGTACATGAACGCCTTAGCCCTCGTGGACAGGCAGAAGCTCTATCCCCTTGACGAGGCCATTGCCCTCGTTAAGAAGATGGCAGAGGTAACAAAGAGGAACTTTGACCAGACCGTTGAAATGGCCGTAAGGCTTAACGTTGACCCAAAGTATCAGGACCAGATGGTAAGGGGTAGCGTCGTCCTCCCCCACGGTCTCGGAAAAGAGAGGGTTGTTGCAGTAATCGCTCAAGGTGAAAAGCTGAGGGAAGCTCAGGAAGCCGGTGCTGACTACGTTGGTGGCGATGAGCTTATCCAGAAGATTCAGCAGGGATGGCTTGACTTTGACGTTCTCATTGCAACTCCCGATATGATGGGTAAAGTGGGAAGGCTCGGTAGAATCCTTGGTCCAAGAGGACTTATGCCTAACCCCAAGACTGGAACTGTAACCTTTGACGTTGCAAAGGCCGTTAAGGAAGCTAAAAGCGGTAAGGTTGACTTTAAGGTTGAGAAGGCCGGTATCGTTCACGCTCCAATAGGAAAGGTCTCCTTTGACGAGAAGAAACTCCTTGAGAACGCAGTTGCCCTCTTAAAGGCTATCCTTGCAGCAAAGCCATCCGGAGCAAAGGGTCAGTACGTTAAAACAATCGCCGTTTCTGCAACAATGGACCCAAGTGTTAAAGTTGACGTATTTGACGCTATAAGCAGAGCTCAGTCAACAGAGTAA
- the rplJ gene encoding 50S ribosomal protein L10 encodes MKTRKHKEQIVKEIREKFEKASLVILTDFHGMTVAESTTLRRKLREVGAEYKVVKNTLMRHAYPGTPVEQIKDAFVGPTGIVFATEDIVAAAKVLKEFFEDEGFNLKFKAAVVEGKVADYEMIKQLASLPSREELLGQLVSVLKYPINAIAWSLDNLFTKLVTVLENVKAEKEKAGA; translated from the coding sequence TTGAAGACGAGAAAACATAAGGAGCAAATTGTAAAGGAAATAAGAGAAAAGTTTGAGAAGGCTTCCCTCGTAATACTCACAGACTTTCACGGCATGACCGTTGCCGAGAGCACCACTTTAAGAAGAAAGCTCAGGGAAGTCGGCGCTGAGTACAAGGTAGTAAAGAACACCCTTATGAGGCACGCCTACCCCGGAACACCTGTAGAGCAGATTAAGGACGCCTTCGTAGGGCCAACAGGTATCGTTTTCGCTACAGAGGACATCGTAGCCGCTGCAAAAGTTTTAAAGGAGTTCTTTGAGGACGAAGGCTTCAACCTTAAATTCAAGGCGGCCGTTGTTGAGGGTAAGGTTGCCGACTACGAGATGATAAAACAGCTCGCGTCCCTTCCAAGCAGGGAGGAGCTCCTCGGTCAGCTTGTATCTGTCCTCAAGTACCCAATCAACGCTATCGCTTGGTCTCTTGACAACCTCTTTACAAAGCTCGTTACAGTTCTTGAGAACGTCAAGGCTGAGAAGGAAAAGGCAGGTGCTTAA
- the rplL gene encoding 50S ribosomal protein L7/L12, translated as MTKEQIIEAIKNMTVLELVELINAIKEEFGVSDMPVVAAGAVAAPGAAAGAAAEEKTEFDVILKSPGSKKIQVIKVVREITGLGLKEAKELVDGAPKPVKEGVSKEEAEEIKKKLEEAGAEVEIK; from the coding sequence ATCACAAAGGAGCAGATCATTGAAGCTATCAAGAACATGACAGTTCTTGAGCTCGTAGAGCTCATCAACGCTATTAAGGAAGAGTTCGGCGTTTCCGACATGCCTGTTGTTGCAGCTGGAGCTGTTGCTGCTCCCGGAGCTGCTGCAGGAGCTGCTGCTGAGGAGAAGACTGAGTTTGACGTAATCCTCAAGTCCCCCGGTTCCAAGAAGATTCAGGTTATCAAGGTTGTTAGGGAAATCACTGGTCTCGGACTCAAGGAAGCTAAGGAGCTTGTTGACGGAGCTCCAAAGCCAGTTAAGGAAGGAGTATCCAAGGAAGAGGCTGAGGAGATTAAGAAGAAGCTTGAAGAAGCCGGTGCTGAAGTAGAAATCAAGTAA